A stretch of the Clostridia bacterium genome encodes the following:
- the flhB gene encoding flagellar biosynthesis protein FlhB, with the protein MSNEVYPFLINLQLFAEEKTEEATPHRRQEARKKGQVAKSTDLNAALVLLASMVILFALRSYFLRYTEGFTKLVLGDWLARPFGSEDAEHVMTEVVATYFRLMGPVFLVAVLMGMGANMAQVGFKITAETIKPKLSHLDPVQGFKRMFSRRSLVELVKAVLKVVIVGFIGFKIVAGGFDTLLFLVDMSVWESMEVVAKLVFKVGMGVIAAFLAIAIVDYVFQRKEFEKGIRMSKQEVKEEFKQLEGDPLLKAKLREKQRQLAIHRMMHSIPAATVVITNPVHLAVALKYDMESDGAPLLLAKGAGVVAERIKEKAKEHGIPIVEDKPVAQFIFKHVEIGQEIPPELYQSVAEILAMLYRMGGKI; encoded by the coding sequence ATGTCCAACGAGGTATATCCTTTTCTCATAAACTTGCAGCTCTTTGCCGAGGAAAAAACGGAAGAAGCAACGCCCCACCGGCGGCAGGAAGCCAGGAAAAAAGGCCAAGTAGCGAAAAGTACTGACCTGAATGCAGCTCTGGTATTGCTGGCTTCCATGGTAATCCTTTTTGCCCTTCGTTCTTATTTCCTGCGGTATACGGAAGGCTTTACTAAGCTGGTGCTGGGGGACTGGCTGGCCAGGCCGTTTGGCAGCGAGGATGCGGAGCACGTTATGACTGAAGTGGTGGCGACCTATTTTCGCCTGATGGGTCCGGTGTTCCTCGTGGCCGTCCTCATGGGTATGGGCGCCAACATGGCTCAGGTGGGTTTTAAGATTACGGCTGAAACCATCAAGCCGAAGCTGTCCCATCTCGACCCGGTGCAGGGTTTTAAGCGGATGTTTTCCCGCCGGTCCCTGGTGGAGCTGGTCAAGGCCGTCCTGAAAGTAGTTATCGTCGGTTTTATCGGTTTTAAGATCGTGGCCGGGGGCTTTGACACGCTGCTTTTCCTGGTGGATATGAGCGTATGGGAAAGCATGGAAGTGGTGGCCAAGCTGGTTTTCAAGGTGGGGATGGGTGTCATCGCGGCCTTCCTGGCCATCGCCATAGTGGATTATGTATTCCAGCGCAAAGAGTTTGAAAAAGGGATTCGCATGTCCAAGCAAGAAGTGAAAGAGGAATTCAAGCAATTGGAAGGGGATCCCTTGCTCAAAGCAAAACTAAGGGAAAAGCAGCGGCAGCTGGCCATTCATCGCATGATGCACAGCATTCCGGCAGCGACGGTCGTGATCACCAACCCGGTGCACTTGGCCGTTGCGTTAAAATACGACATGGAATCCGACGGTGCTCCCCTGCTCTTGGCTAAAGGAGCAGGGGTGGTGGCGGAACGGATCAAGGAAAAAGCGAAAGAACACGGCATTCCCATTGTGGAAGACAAGCCGGTGGCTCAATTCATCTTTAAGCATGTGGAAATCGGGCAGGAAATCCCACCGGAGCTGTATCAATCAGTGGCGGAAATCCTGGCCATGCTCTACCGCATGGGCGGAAAAATCTGA
- the fliR gene encoding flagellar type III secretion system protein FliR, producing the protein MVDYNLWLVFLLVFARLTSFIAVAPLFSNPSLPAWSKIGLGLFLAAAVTPFAGGPSLLEVDGITFSVLIAGEVLLGLALGITANIIFHTVMVAGQLMDVSMGFAMSNLFDPASQVQSTLMGRFLNLVALMMLLAMDGHHSMLLALRASFEVVPVTGVHFAGGTVQELVSVFSGMFLLAFKLAAPVLAVVFVSEMALGLVARTVPQLNVFIMGFPLKIGLGVLVMAVIMPIMAVVFGNILSQLERDLMTIIGSFR; encoded by the coding sequence TTGGTTGATTATAATCTCTGGTTGGTTTTCTTGCTGGTTTTTGCCAGGTTGACTTCCTTTATAGCGGTAGCTCCCTTGTTTTCCAATCCAAGCCTGCCCGCCTGGAGCAAGATCGGGTTGGGACTGTTTCTCGCGGCGGCGGTAACACCTTTTGCCGGCGGCCCGTCCTTGTTGGAGGTCGATGGGATTACTTTTTCGGTCTTAATTGCCGGTGAAGTGCTGTTAGGCCTGGCTTTGGGGATTACAGCCAACATCATTTTTCATACCGTGATGGTGGCGGGCCAGTTGATGGATGTGAGCATGGGTTTTGCCATGTCCAACCTGTTTGACCCGGCCAGCCAGGTGCAATCCACTCTCATGGGCCGTTTTCTCAACCTGGTGGCCCTGATGATGCTGCTGGCCATGGACGGTCACCACAGCATGCTTTTGGCCTTAAGGGCCAGTTTTGAGGTGGTGCCGGTTACCGGGGTGCATTTTGCCGGGGGAACCGTGCAGGAACTGGTATCCGTTTTTTCCGGGATGTTTCTGCTGGCTTTTAAACTGGCCGCACCGGTTTTGGCGGTGGTTTTTGTCAGTGAGATGGCCCTTGGTCTGGTAGCCAGGACCGTCCCTCAATTAAATGTATTCATTATGGGCTTTCCTTTGAAAATTGGCCTGGGCGTGCTGGTGATGGCTGTGATCATGCCCATCATGGCAGTGGTATTTGGTAACATCCTAAGCCAACTGGAGCGGGATTTAATGACCATTATCGGGAGTTTTCGCTGA
- the fliQ gene encoding flagellar biosynthesis protein FliQ — translation MSQEFVLHLAREGLLVALMLAAPALIIGLVVGLAISVLQATTQIQEQTLTFVPKIIAVLLSLLVFGSWMLTTLVNFSANLFSSLSTLVR, via the coding sequence TTGAGCCAAGAATTTGTGTTGCACCTGGCCAGGGAAGGGCTGCTGGTGGCTCTCATGCTGGCGGCACCGGCTCTGATCATAGGGTTGGTAGTGGGTTTGGCCATCAGCGTCTTGCAGGCGACTACCCAAATCCAGGAACAGACCCTTACTTTTGTACCCAAAATCATTGCTGTGCTTTTATCTTTGTTAGTTTTTGGCTCCTGGATGCTGACTACCCTGGTGAATTTTTCGGCCAACCTTTTTTCCAGCCTCAGCACTTTAGTGAGGTAG
- the fliP gene encoding flagellar type III secretion system pore protein FliP (The bacterial flagellar biogenesis protein FliP forms a type III secretion system (T3SS)-type pore required for flagellar assembly.), translating into MKNTKLCWLVLLGLVIWLGSGEVALAQPIPLPNIDLQIQQSDDPVEVVGTLRLLVLLTILSLVPAILILVTSFTRVVIVLSFVRNALATQQTPPNQVLIGLALFLTFFIMAPVFQEAKVNALDPYLAGELSQEEAFQLAADPFKEFMFKQTREKDLALFVNMSNMERPETKEDIPLTVLVPAFIISELKTAFQMGFIIFIPFLVIDIVVASTLMSMGMFMVPPIMISLPFKLMLFVMVDGWYLVVKSLLESFG; encoded by the coding sequence ATGAAGAATACGAAGCTATGCTGGCTAGTCTTACTTGGGTTAGTGATATGGTTGGGTTCAGGGGAAGTGGCACTGGCCCAGCCGATACCGTTACCGAACATTGACCTGCAAATTCAACAATCCGATGATCCCGTAGAAGTGGTAGGCACATTAAGGCTCTTGGTGTTGCTCACCATTTTGTCCCTGGTGCCGGCGATTCTCATCCTGGTGACCTCCTTTACCAGAGTTGTGATCGTGTTAAGCTTTGTCAGGAACGCCCTGGCTACCCAGCAGACGCCTCCCAACCAGGTGCTGATTGGTTTAGCACTTTTTCTTACTTTTTTTATCATGGCACCGGTGTTTCAGGAGGCAAAGGTCAATGCTTTGGATCCGTACCTGGCAGGGGAACTGTCCCAAGAGGAAGCCTTCCAATTGGCGGCGGATCCTTTTAAAGAATTTATGTTCAAGCAGACCAGGGAAAAGGATCTGGCTCTGTTTGTCAATATGTCCAATATGGAGCGCCCTGAAACGAAAGAGGATATACCTTTAACGGTGCTGGTCCCGGCTTTTATTATCAGCGAGCTCAAAACAGCCTTTCAGATGGGCTTTATCATTTTCATTCCTTTTCTAGTGATTGATATCGTGGTCGCCAGCACCTTGATGTCCATGGGGATGTTCATGGTGCCTCCGATCATGATTAGTCTTCCTTTTAAGTTGATGCTGTTTGTGATGGTGGATGGCTGGTACCTGGTGGTGAAATCCCTGCTGGAGAGTTTTGGTTAG
- the fliO gene encoding flagellar biosynthetic protein FliO gives MEGDLWTAVLRVIIFLPLVVLLAYWSIKFGASRGQLWQGSGSMRVVERLPLGPKTGLCIVRVGEEYYLIGISEAGVSLLKELPHYRETAQVGNGEWQNWRDSWTKWMNPRRKG, from the coding sequence ATGGAGGGGGATTTATGGACAGCGGTCCTGCGGGTCATCATTTTCCTCCCGCTGGTGGTGTTGCTCGCCTACTGGAGCATTAAGTTCGGTGCATCCCGGGGACAGTTATGGCAAGGTTCCGGGAGCATGCGGGTGGTAGAGAGGCTTCCTTTAGGGCCGAAAACAGGTTTATGTATTGTTAGGGTTGGGGAGGAGTACTACCTCATCGGCATTTCGGAAGCCGGGGTAAGTCTCCTCAAAGAGCTTCCCCATTACCGGGAAACGGCGCAGGTGGGGAACGGGGAATGGCAGAATTGGAGGGATTCATGGACAAAATGGATGAATCCCAGGCGCAAGGGTTGA
- a CDS encoding flagellar basal body-associated FliL family protein: MSELVEGRRTVGRAFWIILAVVVVLVMVGTGAGVYFFLAANGGVERELPVYEIPLETFTVNLKDSNFRRYLRAEISVETHDKKVIGEMTEKGYKIRDTINTVLSNKTVSDLADREALKHELINAINSHLTKGEVVGLYFNQFLIQ, encoded by the coding sequence TTGAGTGAACTTGTAGAGGGGAGGAGGACCGTGGGCAGAGCTTTTTGGATTATTTTAGCAGTAGTTGTCGTCCTGGTGATGGTCGGCACAGGCGCGGGAGTTTATTTTTTTCTCGCGGCTAACGGGGGCGTAGAGCGGGAGTTGCCTGTCTATGAGATACCTTTAGAAACTTTCACCGTCAATCTTAAGGACAGCAATTTCCGGCGTTACCTGCGAGCGGAAATATCCGTGGAAACCCATGACAAAAAGGTAATTGGTGAAATGACGGAGAAGGGTTATAAAATCCGGGATACAATTAATACCGTCCTGTCCAACAAAACCGTGTCAGACCTAGCGGACCGGGAAGCGCTCAAACATGAGCTAATTAACGCCATTAACAGCCACTTGACTAAAGGTGAAGTGGTGGGATTGTACTTTAATCAATTTCTTATTCAATAG
- a CDS encoding OmpA family protein, protein MRKRRSQGELPGSPHWMTTFSDMMTLILVFFVLLFSLSVVDTIKFQAFLASFQGVGVLDWGEKPMEEVQPETITPIQDLSSGRDPLPPAPDYTLMEVYEMVQQTLAEAGLDDQVGLRYEEAGVALDIPDKVLFDTAKADLKPEAQAVLDPLADLFRRLPFQVHVEGHTDSRPISTREFPSNWELSGARASRVIRYYIDTHHLDPHKFVAIGYGEYRPVAPNDTEENMQLNRRVVMVIRANEVIQREVLAVE, encoded by the coding sequence ATGCGTAAGCGCCGGTCACAAGGCGAATTGCCGGGTTCGCCCCATTGGATGACTACTTTCTCCGACATGATGACTCTGATCCTTGTCTTCTTTGTCTTGCTGTTTTCTTTATCGGTGGTGGATACCATTAAATTCCAAGCTTTTCTGGCTTCCTTCCAAGGAGTAGGTGTTTTAGACTGGGGAGAGAAACCAATGGAAGAAGTGCAGCCGGAGACCATCACCCCGATACAGGATCTTTCTTCCGGGCGGGATCCCCTGCCGCCTGCTCCTGATTACACGCTGATGGAAGTGTACGAGATGGTGCAGCAAACCCTGGCTGAGGCCGGGCTGGATGACCAAGTAGGTCTCCGTTATGAAGAAGCCGGGGTGGCACTGGATATTCCGGATAAGGTGCTGTTTGATACAGCCAAAGCAGATTTGAAACCGGAAGCTCAAGCGGTACTTGATCCCCTGGCGGACTTGTTCCGGCGGCTGCCGTTCCAGGTCCATGTGGAAGGCCATACGGACAGCCGGCCGATTTCAACGCGGGAGTTTCCGAGTAACTGGGAGTTATCCGGAGCCAGGGCTTCCCGGGTCATTCGTTATTACATAGATACCCATCACCTGGACCCGCACAAGTTTGTCGCCATCGGTTACGGCGAGTACCGCCCGGTGGCACCAAATGATACCGAGGAGAATATGCAGCTTAATCGGCGCGTAGTGATGGTGATCAGGGCTAATGAAGTAATCCAGCGGGAGGTGCTGGCTGTTGAGTGA
- a CDS encoding motility protein A (Homolog of MotA, appears to be involved in motility on surfaces and under different ionic conditions. With MotS (a MotB homolog) forms the ion channels that couple flagellar rotation to proton/sodium motive force across the membrane and forms the stator elements of the rotary flagellar machine.): MRKLDIMTVVGLAGGVFTLGLAIYLGGQARMFWSIPSVLITVGGSLAALMISYDLEQIKNVVKITKQVFSTETMEPYALIEMFGELAKKARREGLLALEDDMDRLPDPFFQKGIQMMVDALDPELIRDILETDIDHMQYRHEIGASVYKTWGSLAPAFGMIGTLIGLIQMLARLDDPSALGPGMAVALITTFYGAIMANLVLLPIATKLELRSQEEVLIKSIIMEGIIAIQSGMNPRILEEKLMAFLPARLKVQETTPQEVTFNA; encoded by the coding sequence TTGCGTAAGCTGGACATCATGACAGTCGTAGGATTGGCCGGCGGTGTCTTTACCCTCGGCCTAGCCATCTATCTTGGCGGGCAGGCCAGGATGTTCTGGAGCATCCCTTCCGTGCTCATCACCGTAGGCGGATCCTTGGCTGCCCTTATGATCAGTTATGACCTGGAACAAATCAAGAACGTCGTAAAAATTACTAAACAAGTTTTCTCGACGGAAACCATGGAACCCTATGCATTGATTGAGATGTTCGGGGAACTGGCCAAGAAGGCCCGCCGGGAGGGCCTGCTGGCCTTGGAGGACGACATGGACCGTTTGCCGGATCCCTTCTTCCAAAAAGGGATCCAGATGATGGTCGATGCACTGGACCCGGAACTGATCCGCGATATCTTGGAAACCGATATTGATCATATGCAGTATCGCCATGAAATTGGAGCCAGTGTGTACAAGACTTGGGGATCTCTCGCTCCCGCTTTCGGGATGATTGGTACGTTAATCGGTTTAATCCAGATGCTGGCTCGTTTAGATGATCCCAGTGCCTTGGGGCCCGGCATGGCGGTGGCTTTGATCACCACCTTCTATGGTGCCATCATGGCTAACCTGGTACTGTTGCCAATCGCTACCAAATTAGAACTGCGGAGCCAAGAGGAAGTATTGATTAAGTCCATTATCATGGAGGGGATTATTGCCATCCAGTCAGGGATGAACCCGCGGATCTTGGAAGAAAAACTCATGGCTTTCCTCCCGGCGCGGCTGAAGGTACAAGAAACCACACCGCAAGAGGTGACTTTTAATGCGTAA
- a CDS encoding flagellar FlbD family protein codes for MIKVTTLDKRTITVNCDLIERLEEVPETVITLVNGKKFMVQESMDEIIELVVQYRRNCQGPLTEKP; via the coding sequence TTGATTAAAGTGACGACTCTGGATAAAAGGACCATTACAGTTAATTGCGACTTAATCGAAAGGCTTGAAGAAGTGCCGGAAACAGTGATTACGCTGGTCAACGGTAAGAAGTTTATGGTACAGGAAAGCATGGACGAGATTATTGAACTGGTGGTACAGTACCGGAGAAATTGCCAAGGCCCTCTAACCGAAAAGCCCTGA